In Deinococcus puniceus, one genomic interval encodes:
- a CDS encoding helix-turn-helix domain-containing protein, translated as MLGQRIRDLRTPLFSQDEFAEAIDVYRSHMSNIERGKSDLKLSTLLRVAEALDMTVGELLDVVEGEPTL; from the coding sequence GTGCTTGGACAACGAATTCGTGATCTACGAACGCCACTGTTCAGTCAAGATGAGTTTGCAGAGGCCATCGACGTATATCGCAGCCATATGAGCAACATCGAGCGCGGGAAAAGCGATCTCAAGCTCTCCACGTTGCTGCGGGTCGCGGAGGCCCTCGACATGACGGTAGGCGAACTCTTGGATGTCGTCGAAGGCGAACCCACCTTGTGA
- a CDS encoding transposase family protein, whose product MERDRLTRTLKMNRKQFRRRTGVYPETFAEMETVLAQREERKKKSGRPAALSVAEQLLMTLEFWREYRTFAHLGDDWGVHETTVHRTVERVEAALIGSARFQMPRKRVFQEAQLVYSIVAVDASEVPCERPKKNSAAGTAARKNAIP is encoded by the coding sequence GTGGAGCGAGACCGTCTGACACGCACGCTGAAGATGAATCGCAAGCAGTTTCGTCGACGCACCGGGGTTTACCCGGAAACCTTTGCCGAGATGGAAACGGTGCTTGCACAACGGGAAGAACGGAAAAAGAAATCTGGCCGCCCAGCCGCGCTCAGCGTGGCTGAACAACTCCTGATGACGCTGGAATTCTGGCGTGAGTACCGTACCTTCGCACACCTGGGTGACGACTGGGGCGTGCATGAAACCACCGTGCACCGCACGGTGGAACGCGTGGAAGCGGCCTTGATTGGCAGTGCGCGGTTCCAGATGCCCAGAAAACGCGTATTTCAGGAAGCGCAGCTCGTCTACAGCATCGTCGCCGTCGATGCTTCTGAAGTGCCGTGTGAACGGCCCAAAAAAAACAGCGCCGCTGGTACAGCGGCAAGAAAAAACGCCATACCCTGA
- a CDS encoding transposase family protein, with the protein MLICTVTQRILGTATSAGAVHDLKLFRQSGVRLPNDTALIGDAGYQGLWRSHGQAITTHKATRASPLSADQRQENRVLAYTRQGIEHVIRRMKIFRVLKGIYRHRRRRFALRVQLIAALCNLTRARPA; encoded by the coding sequence CTGCTGATCTGCACCGTGACTCAGCGCATTCTGGGCACCGCCACGAGCGCGGGGGCCGTTCATGACCTGAAACTGTTCCGTCAGTCGGGCGTGCGACTGCCCAACGATACCGCCCTGATCGGGGATGCCGGGTACCAGGGACTCTGGCGGAGCCACGGGCAGGCCATCACCACCCATAAGGCGACGCGTGCGTCGCCCCTATCCGCGGATCAGCGCCAAGAAAACCGCGTGCTCGCCTATACCCGGCAGGGCATTGAGCATGTCATTCGCCGGATGAAAATCTTTCGTGTCCTGAAGGGCATCTATCGCCATCGGCGGCGTCGGTTTGCCCTTCGAGTTCAGCTGATCGCTGCGCTCTGCAACCTGACCCGCGCACGTCCCGCCTGA
- the hsdR gene encoding type I restriction-modification system endonuclease, with amino-acid sequence MAERYTPDDPNTALLKLRQYGELVSRVVAARSGQLLTEDETQQARLSRLRREGILPQEVWQLLTELRRSGNEANHEFTGEREQAANLLKFAWIVGVWLLRTFQDAEYVRHEFVEPQRKDEAGELRALLAEAEQAREAAERRLAEQQAQAPRDAAPIVAAASRAAKHLDLDEAQTRQLIDAQLRAAGWDVDTVHFRYSKGTRPTKGRNIAIAEWPSSSGPADYALFVGLTPVGVVEAKRIKKAVMGSLEQAARYSRGFSLDLAGLTLPHGPWGMGDSAYRVPFLYATNGRPYLAQLKTESGIWFRDARRAVNPSHPLPAWHRPQDLLAMLEQDTAAADERLKTEPLEYEVGLRPYQKEAIKAVEGAIGEGRRELLLAMATGTGKTKTAVALIYRLLKAGRFRRVLFLVDRETLGKQAGDDFKITRLEGTRTFADTFNLTAIDDGPADETTHVHVTTVQGMVRRVLGGAGDGPPVGQYDLIVVDEAHRGYTLDKELSDVELGWRNEADYVSKYRQVLEHFDAVKVALTATPALHTTQIFGTPIYAYTYRDAVLDGVLIDHEPPIVIQTELGQSGIHWKQGEQIQTYTPGDDAVSLYQAPDDIGLDLDAFNRRVIAEGFNRAVCAELAAQLNPHGPEKTLIFCANDRHADDVVRLLKEAFRAVYGELDDSAVVKITGASDRPNDLIRHYRNETLPSVAVTVDLLTTGIDVPRISNLVFLRRVGSRILFEQMLGRATRRADDIGKTTFRIYDAVKAYEAAAPFSTMQAVVQQPKRTFAGLAQDMHAAPTTAARALLRDELVGKLQRIKTRLTQAARDTFEGETGFTPEAYLTHLRTLSPDALPAFVAGHAAVMGVLDTGRTGSGQPIFISDHDDTVVSVVQAYPGGVRAEDYLSAFQTYVQQHRDQIPALLTVLTKPSGLTRDSLLALRRQLDNEGFSEVALQRAYASVRQVDAAASIIGFIRAAAEGEAPQPFGARVDAALSRLLGSRPWTPPQKQWLTRLAAQLKADGLLDSAQLDDPSHPVKQQMGGFERLSKTIFGGELPLILTQLQEGVWARHLT; translated from the coding sequence TTGGCCGAACGTTACACGCCCGACGACCCCAACACCGCCCTGCTCAAGTTGAGGCAGTACGGCGAACTGGTCTCGCGGGTGGTGGCGGCCCGCTCCGGGCAGCTCCTTACCGAAGACGAAACCCAGCAAGCCCGCTTGTCACGGCTGCGGCGCGAAGGCATCTTGCCGCAGGAAGTCTGGCAACTGCTGACCGAACTGCGGCGCAGCGGCAACGAGGCCAACCATGAATTCACGGGTGAGCGCGAACAGGCCGCCAACCTGCTGAAGTTTGCCTGGATTGTCGGCGTGTGGTTGCTGCGAACCTTTCAGGATGCGGAATACGTGCGGCACGAGTTTGTGGAGCCGCAACGGAAAGATGAGGCGGGCGAATTGCGGGCGCTCCTAGCAGAAGCAGAACAGGCCCGCGAAGCTGCTGAACGCCGTCTCGCCGAACAGCAGGCACAGGCTCCCCGTGACGCTGCCCCGATTGTGGCTGCCGCAAGCCGAGCCGCCAAACACCTTGATTTAGACGAAGCCCAGACCCGGCAACTGATTGACGCGCAACTGCGGGCTGCTGGGTGGGACGTTGATACAGTTCATTTCCGTTACTCGAAAGGCACGCGCCCGACCAAGGGCCGGAACATCGCTATTGCCGAGTGGCCTTCCAGCAGTGGCCCTGCTGACTACGCCCTCTTTGTGGGGCTGACCCCCGTGGGTGTCGTAGAAGCCAAGCGGATCAAGAAGGCCGTCATGGGCAGTCTGGAGCAGGCGGCCCGCTACAGTCGGGGCTTCAGCTTGGACTTGGCAGGCCTGACCCTGCCGCATGGCCCGTGGGGAATGGGAGACAGCGCCTACCGGGTGCCGTTCTTATACGCCACCAATGGGCGGCCCTATCTCGCACAGCTCAAAACCGAGAGCGGCATTTGGTTCCGGGATGCGCGGCGGGCGGTGAATCCCAGCCATCCTCTCCCCGCGTGGCACCGCCCCCAGGACTTGCTGGCGATGCTCGAGCAAGACACCGCTGCTGCCGATGAACGTCTCAAAACCGAGCCGCTGGAATATGAGGTGGGCTTGCGTCCCTACCAGAAAGAGGCGATCAAGGCAGTGGAAGGAGCCATTGGCGAGGGGCGGCGTGAATTGCTTCTAGCGATGGCGACAGGGACGGGCAAAACCAAAACGGCCGTGGCGCTGATCTACCGCCTGCTCAAAGCGGGCCGCTTCCGGCGAGTCTTGTTTCTGGTTGACCGGGAGACGCTGGGCAAGCAGGCCGGAGACGATTTCAAGATCACGCGGCTGGAAGGCACTCGCACCTTTGCCGATACCTTTAACCTGACTGCCATTGACGACGGCCCGGCAGATGAAACCACCCATGTCCATGTCACCACCGTGCAGGGCATGGTGCGACGCGTGCTGGGCGGTGCGGGCGACGGCCCGCCTGTCGGTCAATACGACCTGATCGTGGTGGACGAGGCGCACCGGGGCTACACGCTGGACAAAGAACTCAGCGACGTGGAATTGGGCTGGCGCAACGAAGCGGATTACGTCTCCAAATATCGGCAGGTGCTGGAGCATTTTGACGCCGTAAAAGTGGCGCTGACCGCTACTCCTGCGCTGCACACCACCCAGATTTTCGGCACACCCATCTACGCCTACACCTACCGGGATGCGGTGCTGGACGGCGTACTGATTGACCATGAACCGCCCATCGTGATTCAAACGGAACTGGGGCAAAGCGGCATTCACTGGAAGCAGGGGGAACAGATTCAGACCTACACCCCCGGTGACGACGCGGTGAGCCTCTACCAGGCGCCCGACGACATCGGCCTTGACCTCGATGCCTTCAACCGCCGCGTGATTGCCGAAGGCTTCAACCGGGCCGTCTGTGCGGAGCTGGCCGCGCAACTGAACCCGCACGGCCCTGAAAAAACCCTGATCTTCTGCGCCAATGACCGCCACGCCGACGATGTGGTGCGGCTGCTGAAAGAGGCGTTCCGAGCGGTGTACGGCGAACTGGACGACAGCGCGGTGGTCAAGATCACGGGGGCCAGTGACCGCCCCAACGACCTGATTCGGCACTACCGCAACGAAACCTTGCCCAGCGTGGCCGTGACGGTAGACCTGCTCACCACAGGCATTGACGTGCCCCGCATCAGCAACCTCGTGTTTTTGCGGCGGGTGGGCAGCCGAATCCTGTTTGAGCAGATGTTGGGCCGGGCCACCCGCCGCGCGGACGACATCGGCAAGACCACCTTCCGCATTTATGACGCGGTCAAGGCGTATGAAGCCGCTGCGCCGTTTTCCACCATGCAAGCAGTCGTCCAGCAACCGAAGCGCACCTTTGCGGGACTGGCACAGGACATGCATGCTGCGCCTACCACTGCCGCCCGCGCCCTCCTGCGCGATGAACTGGTCGGCAAGCTTCAGCGCATCAAAACCCGCTTGACTCAGGCGGCCCGTGACACCTTTGAAGGCGAGACGGGGTTCACGCCGGAAGCCTACCTGACCCACCTGCGAACCCTATCGCCTGATGCTTTGCCCGCTTTCGTCGCAGGACACGCCGCCGTGATGGGCGTGCTGGATACAGGCCGTACCGGGAGCGGTCAACCTATCTTCATCAGTGATCATGACGATACGGTGGTGTCAGTGGTGCAGGCTTATCCCGGCGGCGTGCGGGCCGAAGACTACCTAAGCGCTTTTCAGACCTATGTACAACAGCACCGAGATCAGATTCCCGCGCTCCTGACGGTGCTGACTAAGCCCAGTGGACTGACCCGCGACAGCTTGCTAGCGTTGAGACGTCAACTGGACAATGAGGGGTTCAGCGAAGTGGCACTGCAACGCGCTTATGCCAGTGTGCGGCAGGTGGACGCGGCAGCCAGCATCATCGGCTTTATCCGTGCCGCCGCTGAAGGCGAAGCCCCACAACCTTTTGGCGCTCGTGTGGACGCGGCCCTGTCCCGCCTGCTCGGATCGCGCCCGTGGACACCGCCGCAAAAGCAGTGGCTCACCCGCTTGGCCGCACAACTGAAGGCTGATGGCCTGTTAGATTCCGCGCAGCTGGATGATCCCAGTCATCCAGTCAAGCAGCAGATGGGCGGGTTTGAGCGCCTCAGCAAAACAATATTCGGCGGCGAGTTGCCTTTGATCCTGACCCAGTTGCAGGAAGGGGTCTGGGCGCGTCACCTCACATGA
- a CDS encoding class I SAM-dependent DNA methyltransferase, with translation MTRTHDIVQKLWNLCNDLRDDGVTYHQYVTELTYLLFLKMAKETGQEHQLPEGRRWQDLKAKSAPERLDHYRQTLLDLGKHSAPLVRMIYTDASSFIRKPATLSKLVTDIDSLDWYSAKEEGLGDLYEGLLAKNAGEKKSGAGQYFTPRPLIDAIVAVMQPTSEDTIQDPAAGTGGFLIAAHHYITEHEDVYGWPEVKQRQFFENAFHGMELVPDTHRLALMNLMLHGLANDPERSGIRLGDALSDDHKKMGKASLILSNPPFGTKKGGGTPIRNDLTFQTSNKQFAFLQHIYRALKTHGRAAVILPDNVLFESGIGKQIRADLMDKCNLHTILRLPTGIFYAQGVKTNVLFLTKGQTEKGSTKEVWVYDMRANMPQFGKRTPFTRDYFADFEAAFGTDPYGGPDALAARVDTDEGGRFRKYTRQQITERGDSLDISWLKDDSAEQGDLPEPAQLAEEALTELAGAMEELRAILLELGEDPTVLEEAGVLS, from the coding sequence ATGACCCGCACCCACGATATTGTCCAGAAGCTCTGGAACCTGTGCAACGACCTGCGTGACGACGGCGTGACCTACCACCAGTACGTTACCGAACTCACGTATCTGCTGTTCTTGAAGATGGCCAAGGAAACCGGGCAGGAACACCAATTGCCCGAAGGCCGCCGCTGGCAAGACCTGAAGGCCAAGAGTGCCCCCGAACGCCTCGACCATTACCGTCAGACGCTACTGGATTTGGGCAAGCACTCGGCCCCACTGGTGCGGATGATCTACACCGACGCCAGCTCCTTTATTCGCAAGCCTGCCACGCTGTCCAAGTTGGTGACCGACATCGACTCACTGGACTGGTACAGCGCCAAAGAAGAGGGTTTGGGCGACCTGTACGAAGGGCTGCTTGCCAAAAACGCAGGTGAGAAAAAGAGCGGCGCGGGCCAGTACTTCACGCCCCGGCCCCTGATCGATGCCATCGTGGCCGTGATGCAGCCCACCAGCGAAGACACCATCCAAGACCCGGCAGCGGGCACGGGCGGCTTCCTGATCGCCGCGCACCATTACATCACCGAGCATGAGGACGTGTACGGCTGGCCCGAAGTCAAGCAGCGCCAGTTCTTTGAAAATGCCTTTCACGGCATGGAACTGGTGCCCGACACGCACCGCCTCGCGCTGATGAACCTGATGCTGCATGGGCTGGCCAACGACCCCGAACGCAGCGGCATTCGGCTGGGGGACGCCCTGAGCGACGACCACAAGAAGATGGGCAAAGCCAGCCTGATCCTCAGCAACCCGCCCTTCGGCACCAAGAAAGGCGGCGGCACGCCCATCCGTAACGACCTGACCTTTCAGACCAGCAACAAGCAGTTTGCCTTCTTGCAACACATCTACCGCGCCCTGAAAACGCATGGCCGCGCCGCCGTGATCTTGCCCGACAACGTGCTGTTCGAGAGCGGCATCGGCAAACAGATTCGCGCCGACCTGATGGACAAGTGCAACCTGCATACCATCCTGCGCCTGCCCACTGGGATTTTTTACGCGCAGGGCGTGAAAACCAACGTGCTGTTTTTGACGAAAGGGCAAACCGAAAAGGGCAGCACCAAAGAGGTCTGGGTGTACGACATGCGGGCCAACATGCCCCAGTTCGGCAAGCGCACGCCGTTCACCCGCGATTACTTTGCCGACTTCGAGGCCGCGTTCGGCACTGATCCCTACGGTGGCCCGGATGCCCTCGCCGCACGTGTGGATACGGACGAGGGTGGCCGCTTTCGCAAGTACACCCGCCAGCAGATTACGGAGCGCGGTGACAGCCTCGATATCTCGTGGCTGAAGGACGACAGCGCCGAGCAGGGCGACTTGCCCGAACCCGCGCAACTGGCTGAAGAAGCCCTAACCGAGCTGGCGGGCGCGATGGAAGAACTGCGGGCCATCTTGCTGGAACTGGGCGAAGATCCCACTGTGCTGGAAGAAGCCGGGGTGCTGAGTTGA
- a CDS encoding restriction endonuclease subunit S — translation MTIELQMELDLDIETVHGEGLPEGWAKTTLGEVCFRLVDGSHNPPKGQSEGLPMLSARNIQNSRINFEEYRLISEKDFELENRRTNINIGDVLLTIVGAIGRTAVVPEGLGRFTLQRSVAVLKPQNVVAKYLAYVLDSPITQTFFEANARGTAQKGIYLKALAETPFPLPPLPEQLRIADKLETLLSRVDAGRERLERVPRLIKRFRQAVLSAAVSGELTREWRGGGDAEWEETSAQQAFSSVRDGTHDTPKYVELGIPLITSKNIRSWGLDFGDVKYISENDHLEISKRSAADKEDILISMIGTIGNVCIIDTDNVFSIKNVGLFKKGIHNSRYLEIYLKSPQYQNFLIAEARGGTQKFVSLGVLRSSPILLPPLPEQLEIVRRVESLFAFADRLEARYASALSSFNRLTPALLAKAFRGELVAQDPNDEPALVLLERIRAQRAATTPKGKSKTPAKAKVAAGGGELGAEGKRRGRPPGAQATAAPTPTAASYDEAVRKLQELGQARAEGTRQVSLFED, via the coding sequence GTGACGATTGAACTGCAGATGGAACTGGATTTGGATATTGAGACTGTGCATGGGGAAGGCTTGCCGGAAGGGTGGGCGAAGACGACATTAGGTGAGGTCTGCTTTCGATTGGTTGACGGCTCGCACAATCCGCCCAAAGGTCAGTCAGAGGGTTTGCCCATGTTGAGTGCCCGTAACATTCAGAACAGCCGAATCAATTTCGAGGAATACAGATTAATTTCAGAGAAGGACTTTGAGCTAGAGAACCGAAGAACCAATATCAATATCGGAGATGTCCTGCTCACCATCGTCGGCGCAATCGGGCGTACCGCTGTTGTTCCAGAGGGCTTAGGGCGTTTCACGCTACAACGAAGCGTCGCAGTACTTAAGCCGCAGAATGTGGTGGCTAAGTATCTTGCTTACGTTCTTGACTCCCCCATCACGCAAACATTTTTTGAGGCTAATGCCAGGGGTACAGCACAGAAGGGCATCTACTTAAAAGCGTTGGCAGAAACCCCTTTCCCCCTTCCCCCTCTCCCCGAACAACTCCGAATTGCGGACAAGCTCGAGACCCTGCTCTCTCGCGTAGACGCAGGCCGGGAGCGGCTGGAGCGGGTGCCGAGGCTGATCAAGCGGTTCAGGCAAGCGGTGCTGAGTGCGGCAGTCAGTGGGGAGTTGACGAGGGAGTGGCGAGGGGGTGGGGATGCGGAGTGGGAAGAGACATCAGCCCAACAAGCGTTTTCCTCTGTACGTGATGGTACCCATGACACGCCGAAGTACGTCGAATTAGGCATACCTTTAATTACATCAAAAAATATTCGTAGTTGGGGATTAGATTTTGGTGACGTGAAGTACATATCTGAAAACGATCACTTGGAAATTTCAAAACGTTCAGCAGCTGATAAGGAAGACATACTAATTTCTATGATTGGGACGATAGGAAACGTATGCATTATAGATACGGATAATGTATTTAGCATAAAGAATGTTGGACTTTTCAAAAAAGGAATTCACAACTCTCGTTATTTAGAGATATACCTGAAGTCGCCTCAGTATCAAAATTTTCTCATAGCTGAGGCACGGGGGGGAACCCAAAAGTTTGTTTCTTTAGGGGTTCTTAGAAGTTCTCCAATTCTCCTTCCCCCCCTCCCCGAACAGCTCGAAATCGTCCGCCGCGTGGAATCGCTCTTTGCCTTCGCAGACCGCTTAGAGGCCCGTTACGCTTCGGCGCTTTCTTCCTTCAACCGCCTGACTCCTGCGCTGCTGGCCAAAGCGTTTCGGGGCGAACTGGTGGCTCAAGACCCCAACGATGAACCCGCGTTGGTACTGCTGGAACGCATCCGGGCACAGCGGGCGGCGACCACCCCCAAGGGCAAAAGCAAAACGCCTGCCAAAGCCAAAGTCGCGGCGGGTGGGGGCGAGTTAGGCGCGGAAGGCAAACGGCGTGGACGGCCACCCGGAGCGCAGGCAACGGCAGCACCCACCCCAACAGCGGCCAGCTACGATGAAGCGGTGCGGAAGCTGCAAGAACTGGGGCAAGCGCGGGCGGAGGGCACGCGGCAAGTCAGCTTGTTTGAAGACTAG
- a CDS encoding eCIS core domain-containing protein, producing MYESVKRKEATSPAVLPQWSVPALVESLPKPTEIVQRALTAHTFRPMTAQRRAAQPVFQASQSEQAEVQRLATEQRAIQRQLDTLPPLPIGALSAALQRQQTPASPPLKPQSPAEWVTVMRFQAEQAEGRLMDVHQAGQFTALQRQVAQVLQQGYRQDRQPPAVRQAHYAEHLVALQRHPASGQVARAVMALIPAGERPALQRAVDEALQRQALQDAQDQAALTQQTLQRKKTELEAEGLQPVLQRIQARRGAGNPLPAAIQRHLEQGLNHDLSRVRIHDDAEADKLTKKVNALAFTTGTDIYFRSGHFNPNSQSGLELLGHEVTHTVQQSKGNVGAGVDPDAGLESEARQMGQKLATLPVKQAPNPHAPGVYTHSAALKRVQTGAAHALSLKPLTDLQPTSLQRLGNPLTWVADQAKSGLASALTRIPGYRELTMAFGRDLVTGKTMAANPNAILDALAGWVPGPLKDVLKALKETGAIPKAWAWFKAELGKLDLGGALGEVGKAMGKADLGAAKSAITRRISGLKALIVGSAHKIAEIGLTALTAGLGPVGQQVIAKLRSSGGLILQVLKNPAKFASHLLGALKGGFSRFAQNAPKHLQNGLGQWLTGASGIAFPAKLDLQGVFLTSLSVMGLTYQAMRGRLVKSLGANGEKQVRQAEGTLDTLRTLKGGMHKASEMKANQGAISSEVTSNLKTEVTKSVVTAGITKVATMLIPGGGFVNALIGAFRSVQFLVQQGQQIMGVVTSAIASVSAIAAGNIGAAISGVESTLARSIPVALGFLGKVLGLGNLGAKIKAVINKVRGKLDGVLDKVIGRLKTAVAQVTGKTQTGTPPADHTRDTPASRAVKANVRTYLSGRLPQQGTANDIKTVLKQAMERFKPQGLKSLRTQALRRGRYQIQASASPYENVGLTDTKIMFNADDLELMTLRRGVALRASINGIEIQTTNTPGKKGELPKHAEENFVQNAERVLKRFKGQTSDVIVQLSSSPCGDPGCDADLQKKLHNCASTLIAFAESSSIRLRVQMLGLYSPKVKGGKALSKDGIRRMLEHGIRVETWSPEQAIAQLEAEMGPLDPAVVKSIQSKLRNIIKELEALSGLNLR from the coding sequence ATGTACGAGTCGGTCAAGCGCAAGGAGGCAACGTCGCCAGCAGTCTTGCCTCAGTGGTCTGTCCCGGCTCTGGTTGAGTCGCTGCCGAAGCCCACGGAGATCGTTCAGCGGGCGTTGACGGCCCATACCTTCCGGCCGATGACCGCTCAACGCCGTGCAGCACAGCCGGTCTTCCAAGCCAGCCAGTCCGAACAGGCTGAAGTGCAGCGACTCGCCACGGAGCAGCGCGCGATCCAGCGGCAGTTGGACACCCTGCCTCCCCTGCCCATCGGGGCCTTGTCTGCCGCCTTGCAACGCCAGCAGACTCCTGCCTCTCCGCCCTTGAAACCACAATCGCCTGCCGAGTGGGTGACCGTGATGCGTTTCCAAGCCGAGCAAGCCGAAGGCCGCTTGATGGACGTCCATCAAGCGGGGCAGTTTACGGCCCTGCAACGGCAGGTGGCGCAGGTCTTGCAGCAGGGCTACCGTCAAGACCGTCAGCCTCCAGCGGTGCGCCAAGCCCACTACGCTGAGCATTTAGTAGCGTTGCAACGTCATCCTGCCAGTGGACAGGTGGCCCGTGCAGTCATGGCGTTGATTCCTGCAGGCGAACGGCCTGCTCTGCAACGAGCAGTGGATGAAGCTCTGCAACGTCAAGCTCTCCAAGACGCTCAGGATCAGGCGGCCCTGACTCAGCAGACCCTACAGCGGAAGAAAACAGAACTGGAAGCCGAAGGCCTCCAACCCGTTCTGCAACGGATTCAAGCCCGACGTGGAGCCGGAAACCCATTGCCTGCTGCGATTCAGCGTCACCTCGAACAGGGGCTGAACCATGATCTTTCGCGCGTCCGCATCCATGACGATGCCGAAGCGGACAAACTCACAAAGAAAGTCAACGCCTTAGCCTTCACCACCGGCACAGATATCTATTTTCGCAGCGGCCACTTCAATCCCAATTCCCAAAGTGGCCTGGAACTTCTAGGACATGAAGTTACCCACACAGTGCAGCAGAGCAAGGGCAACGTCGGAGCAGGTGTTGATCCTGACGCAGGCTTGGAAAGCGAAGCCCGGCAGATGGGGCAGAAATTGGCCACCCTCCCCGTAAAACAGGCCCCCAATCCCCATGCGCCGGGGGTCTACACCCACTCAGCGGCTTTGAAGCGCGTGCAAACAGGAGCCGCGCACGCCCTCTCGCTCAAACCCTTGACCGATCTCCAGCCTACGTCCCTTCAGCGTCTGGGCAATCCCCTGACCTGGGTGGCTGATCAAGCCAAATCAGGCTTAGCCTCCGCCCTCACCAGGATTCCCGGCTATCGGGAACTGACGATGGCTTTCGGCAGGGATCTGGTCACCGGCAAAACGATGGCGGCCAATCCCAACGCCATTCTGGATGCCTTAGCAGGCTGGGTACCAGGGCCACTCAAAGACGTCCTCAAAGCCCTGAAGGAAACCGGGGCCATTCCCAAAGCGTGGGCTTGGTTCAAAGCGGAGCTCGGCAAACTCGACTTGGGTGGCGCACTGGGTGAAGTCGGCAAGGCCATGGGCAAAGCGGATCTGGGAGCCGCCAAGAGCGCCATCACCCGCCGGATCAGTGGCCTCAAAGCCCTGATCGTCGGCAGTGCTCATAAAATTGCCGAGATCGGCTTGACCGCTCTGACGGCAGGCTTAGGCCCAGTGGGGCAACAGGTCATTGCCAAGTTGCGAAGCAGCGGTGGTCTCATCCTGCAAGTCCTGAAGAATCCAGCCAAGTTTGCCAGTCATTTGCTCGGCGCTCTGAAAGGAGGCTTCAGCCGCTTTGCCCAGAATGCCCCCAAACACCTGCAGAACGGATTGGGGCAATGGCTCACCGGGGCCAGTGGCATTGCGTTCCCCGCTAAGTTGGATCTGCAAGGCGTATTCCTGACATCACTCAGTGTGATGGGCTTGACCTACCAAGCCATGCGGGGCCGCTTGGTCAAAAGCCTCGGAGCAAACGGCGAAAAACAAGTCCGCCAAGCGGAAGGCACGCTGGACACGCTGAGAACCCTCAAGGGTGGCATGCACAAAGCTTCCGAAATGAAAGCCAATCAGGGGGCTATCAGCAGCGAAGTCACGAGCAATCTGAAAACCGAAGTGACCAAAAGCGTGGTCACGGCGGGCATCACCAAAGTCGCCACAATGCTGATCCCCGGCGGCGGCTTCGTGAATGCCCTCATCGGAGCCTTCCGCAGTGTGCAGTTCCTCGTACAACAGGGCCAGCAGATCATGGGTGTGGTGACCAGTGCCATCGCCAGCGTGAGTGCCATCGCCGCAGGAAACATTGGGGCAGCCATTAGCGGGGTGGAAAGCACGTTGGCCCGCAGCATTCCAGTGGCGCTGGGCTTCTTGGGCAAAGTGCTGGGCCTTGGCAACTTGGGGGCCAAGATCAAGGCCGTCATCAACAAAGTGCGGGGCAAGTTGGATGGGGTACTCGATAAAGTGATAGGACGATTGAAAACTGCTGTTGCTCAAGTGACAGGGAAAACTCAGACGGGTACTCCTCCTGCCGATCACACCCGAGATACCCCCGCCAGTCGTGCTGTTAAAGCAAATGTACGCACCTACCTCTCTGGACGATTGCCTCAACAGGGAACAGCCAATGACATCAAGACGGTTCTCAAACAGGCGATGGAGCGGTTTAAGCCCCAAGGCCTCAAATCTCTGCGCACTCAGGCCCTGCGCCGAGGTCGATATCAGATTCAGGCCAGTGCTTCTCCTTACGAAAACGTGGGGCTGACTGATACCAAGATCATGTTTAACGCGGACGATCTAGAACTGATGACCCTTCGGCGTGGGGTGGCCCTGCGGGCGTCTATCAATGGCATCGAAATTCAGACGACCAATACACCCGGCAAAAAGGGTGAGCTGCCCAAACATGCCGAAGAAAACTTTGTTCAGAACGCAGAGCGGGTTCTCAAGCGGTTTAAGGGTCAGACCTCCGACGTCATCGTTCAGTTGTCCAGCAGTCCCTGCGGTGATCCAGGCTGTGACGCTGATCTTCAGAAGAAACTGCACAACTGCGCTTCTACACTTATTGCCTTTGCTGAGAGCAGCAGCATCAGATTGCGTGTTCAAATGCTTGGTCTCTATTCACCGAAGGTCAAAGGCGGCAAAGCTCTCTCCAAGGATGGGATTCGCCGCATGCTGGAACACGGCATCCGCGTTGAAACGTGGTCGCCAGAACAGGCCATTGCTCAATTGGAGGCGGAAATGGGGCCGCTTGACCCAGCGGTTGTTAAGTCGATTCAGTCCAAGCTGCGCAATATTATTAAGGAACTTGAGGCCCTCTCTGGACTCAACCTGAGGTAA